The following proteins are encoded in a genomic region of Haloarcula marina:
- a CDS encoding universal stress protein, whose translation MAIQKILLAVGPNDKDRVDELAETVTDIAGPTGAEVIVAHVFTEDEYENVVDRLEFTSVAEANPDEVADRHTTVRELEKVFDGADIDVSIRGSVGNHGEQIVDLAEETDADLVVVGGRKRSPTGKAVFGSVAQEVMLNAPCPVTFVRGGE comes from the coding sequence ATGGCAATTCAGAAGATTCTCCTCGCAGTCGGGCCGAACGATAAGGACCGCGTCGACGAACTCGCCGAGACGGTAACGGACATCGCGGGACCGACCGGTGCGGAGGTCATCGTCGCGCACGTGTTCACCGAAGACGAGTACGAGAACGTCGTCGACCGACTCGAGTTCACCTCCGTCGCGGAGGCAAACCCCGACGAAGTCGCCGACCGTCACACGACCGTCCGAGAACTTGAGAAGGTGTTCGACGGGGCCGACATCGACGTGAGCATCCGAGGGTCCGTCGGGAACCACGGCGAGCAAATCGTCGACCTCGCCGAGGAAACCGACGCCGACCTCGTGGTCGTCGGCGGCCGCAAGCGGTCCCCGACCGGCAAAGCCGTCTTCGGGTCCGTCGCCCAAGAGGTCATGCTCAACGCGCCCTGCCCGGTCACCTTCGTCCGCGGCGGCGAGTAA
- the ppc gene encoding phosphoenolpyruvate carboxylase, with translation MTLHAREINQDVRELGELLGDVLEAQSSTEAFEIVERIRTSSIEYRRGDAETREDVGQTLDRLDPEMQDIVARAFTTYFELINLAEERNRVREIREGSQAGVLEDSVLDAVKKLSDNGADAETVESVLDDVLIQPTFTAHPTEARRKTVKAKLRSVARDLETLDEVRLTDREEEVVGRDLQAEVTSLWQTPQVRDRRPEVTDEALNVQWYLENVLFEVIDEVYDELEHALDGEYDGDIDVPKLYEFRSWAGSDRDGNPFVTPEVTEETLERQRDTILPLYRNKLKELSGVLSQDASNITTDDTFDERLSEHKTKLPGVASEAEERYPDEPYRQKLKLMRESVLRVSDVRQGGYDDSGELLKDLRSIAESLRDNNAETIAESHVDPLIRKVDTFGFALASLDLRDHRKMHTDAIAEAVERQGIDYASMDEDERVEFLTEAILQEGQVIDMEDAEGLSDDSTRVLRRFRETANWQDEFGVDAIDTYAISWCEESSHVLEVLFLADQVGIVDLPGYCGLDIVPLLESEYALSGARRIMGTLFENDAYSLALEARGGVQEIMLGYSDSNKENGFLAANWSLYNNQKRLANITDDYDVEMRLFHGRGGSISRGGGPMNDAMLALPNETVTGQIKFTEQGEAIAEKYANHDIAERNLEQMLNAQIRARHNTMHDPVEEIPDAWRDAMETAAPAAREEYQDLLGTEGFVDYFEQATPITVIENLNMGSRPASRSEDRSVDDLRAIPWVFSWTQARCIIPGWYSIATGLNAYLDDGGDIETLQEMYAEWPFFRTKIDNASLALARTDFNIAREYADLADEDLRERIFPRLEAEYEETVDLVLEIAGRDSLLSRDWLEQNLERRNPYVDPLNLLQVRLLQQSHLTETEKQTLRLTVQGIAAGMKNTG, from the coding sequence ATGACTTTGCACGCCAGAGAGATTAACCAAGACGTACGCGAGCTTGGTGAACTTCTCGGTGATGTTCTCGAAGCGCAGTCGTCGACGGAGGCGTTCGAGATTGTCGAACGCATTCGAACATCGTCTATCGAGTACCGTCGAGGTGACGCAGAGACCCGCGAGGATGTCGGGCAGACGCTGGACCGACTGGACCCCGAGATGCAGGACATCGTCGCTCGTGCGTTCACGACGTACTTCGAACTCATCAACCTCGCCGAGGAGCGAAACCGCGTCCGCGAAATCCGCGAGGGCAGTCAGGCGGGCGTCTTAGAGGACAGCGTCCTCGACGCCGTCAAGAAGCTCTCGGACAACGGGGCCGACGCGGAGACGGTCGAGTCAGTCCTCGACGACGTCCTCATCCAGCCGACGTTCACGGCCCATCCCACGGAAGCGCGCCGCAAGACGGTGAAGGCGAAGCTCCGCTCGGTCGCCCGTGACCTCGAAACCTTAGACGAGGTTCGGCTGACCGACCGCGAAGAGGAGGTCGTCGGCCGCGACCTCCAAGCCGAAGTGACGAGCCTCTGGCAGACCCCGCAGGTCCGCGACCGGCGGCCCGAAGTCACCGACGAGGCGCTCAACGTGCAGTGGTACTTGGAGAACGTACTCTTCGAGGTCATCGACGAGGTGTACGACGAACTGGAGCACGCACTCGACGGCGAGTACGACGGCGACATCGACGTGCCGAAGCTCTACGAGTTCCGCTCGTGGGCCGGGTCCGACCGCGACGGGAACCCCTTCGTCACGCCTGAAGTCACCGAGGAGACGCTGGAACGCCAGCGAGACACCATCCTCCCGCTATACCGGAACAAACTGAAGGAACTCTCCGGTGTCCTCAGTCAGGACGCGTCGAACATCACGACCGACGACACGTTCGACGAGCGACTCAGCGAACACAAGACGAAACTCCCCGGCGTCGCGAGCGAGGCCGAGGAGCGCTACCCGGACGAACCCTACCGTCAGAAGCTCAAACTGATGCGCGAGTCGGTCCTGCGCGTCAGCGACGTTCGGCAGGGCGGCTACGACGACTCGGGCGAACTGCTCAAGGACCTCCGTTCCATCGCCGAGAGCCTGCGCGACAACAACGCCGAGACCATCGCCGAGTCCCACGTCGACCCGCTGATTCGGAAGGTCGACACCTTCGGCTTCGCGCTCGCCAGCCTCGACCTGCGGGACCACCGCAAGATGCACACCGACGCCATCGCCGAGGCCGTGGAGCGCCAGGGCATCGACTACGCCTCGATGGACGAGGACGAACGCGTCGAGTTCCTCACCGAGGCGATTCTGCAAGAAGGACAGGTCATCGACATGGAAGACGCCGAGGGCCTCTCGGACGACTCGACCCGCGTCCTCCGTCGGTTCCGCGAGACGGCCAACTGGCAGGACGAGTTCGGCGTCGACGCCATCGACACCTACGCCATCAGTTGGTGCGAGGAATCGAGCCACGTCCTCGAAGTGCTGTTCCTCGCCGACCAAGTCGGTATCGTCGACTTGCCCGGATACTGCGGGTTGGACATCGTCCCGCTCCTCGAATCCGAGTACGCGCTTTCGGGTGCGCGCCGCATCATGGGGACGCTGTTCGAGAACGACGCCTACAGCCTCGCACTGGAGGCCCGCGGTGGCGTGCAGGAAATCATGCTCGGATACTCCGACTCCAACAAGGAGAACGGGTTCCTGGCCGCCAACTGGTCGCTGTACAACAACCAGAAGCGACTGGCGAACATCACCGACGACTACGACGTGGAGATGCGCCTGTTCCACGGGCGCGGCGGCTCTATCTCCCGCGGCGGCGGCCCGATGAACGACGCGATGCTCGCGCTCCCGAACGAGACGGTCACCGGCCAAATCAAGTTCACGGAGCAGGGCGAGGCCATCGCCGAGAAGTACGCCAACCACGACATCGCCGAGCGCAACTTAGAGCAGATGCTCAACGCGCAGATTCGCGCCCGGCACAACACGATGCACGACCCCGTCGAGGAGATTCCCGACGCGTGGCGCGACGCCATGGAGACGGCCGCCCCCGCGGCTCGCGAGGAGTACCAGGACCTCCTCGGTACCGAAGGTTTCGTCGACTACTTCGAACAAGCGACGCCCATCACGGTCATCGAGAACCTGAACATGGGGTCGCGTCCGGCCTCCCGGAGCGAGGACCGCAGCGTCGACGACCTGCGCGCGATTCCGTGGGTGTTCTCGTGGACGCAGGCCCGCTGTATCATCCCCGGGTGGTACTCCATCGCGACGGGGCTGAACGCCTATCTCGACGACGGCGGCGACATCGAGACACTCCAGGAGATGTACGCGGAGTGGCCGTTCTTCCGCACGAAAATCGACAACGCGTCGCTCGCCCTCGCCCGCACCGACTTCAACATCGCTCGGGAGTACGCCGACCTCGCCGACGAAGACCTGCGAGAGCGCATCTTCCCGCGTCTGGAGGCCGAGTACGAGGAGACGGTGGACCTCGTGCTGGAAATCGCTGGTCGCGACAGCCTCCTCTCGCGTGACTGGCTGGAACAGAACCTCGAACGTCGCAACCCGTACGTCGACCCGCTGAACCTCTTGCAGGTCCGACTGCTCCAGCAGTCGCACCTCACCGAGACCGAGAAGCAGACGCTCCGACTGACGGTCCAAGGTATCGCGGCCGGGATGAAAAACACCGGATAA
- a CDS encoding ABC transporter substrate-binding protein, translating into MRESITRRRVLGSLGVGIAGLSGCVSEDGGDGGGGSDGGGGGGENDGNSDMTEGTTTGGSDSTQSVTLGMLQPLSGDLAYYGQQSLWGFLSGLAYKGDTDPPADPGTGELSMTVGDVEYTIYVRDTEFSADAAQTAATNLVENQDVDMLAGCSSSGAASRVISTVVSQAGVPYMAGPAASASITSSSETCSDMVFRASENTAMDARSGGKYVANETDVSKVYLFGADYSFGRAVVNNYEAVLRAEGVEIVGKRFVERGYAEWEGLLDNAEEAGAEGIVGGFTVATLPAMFNTFLSGEYPYRAFGGFATRITNSVVGGTLQNVLGEPLTREKIQNAELGPFTTRYHWNQYDNEINNSFVDSYTSAYGVVPDLFTSGLFTAASAIQQAIIEGGSTEGADIASALKGMTVTDTPKGEGGYTFQEYNNQARSAMTVADPIPTTDEWAENWGAPIMPSEPLARIDGSEATIPADSDQMNCSL; encoded by the coding sequence ATGCGAGAAAGTATCACACGGCGACGCGTACTCGGGTCGCTCGGCGTCGGCATCGCCGGACTCAGCGGTTGTGTCAGTGAGGACGGCGGCGATGGCGGCGGTGGGAGCGACGGTGGCGGCGGAGGTGGCGAAAACGACGGCAACTCGGACATGACTGAGGGAACCACAACCGGCGGGTCGGACAGCACGCAATCGGTGACGCTCGGGATGCTTCAGCCCCTCTCCGGGGACTTGGCGTACTACGGGCAACAGTCGCTCTGGGGCTTCCTCTCGGGGCTGGCCTACAAGGGCGACACCGACCCCCCCGCCGACCCCGGAACCGGGGAACTATCGATGACCGTCGGCGACGTGGAGTACACCATCTACGTCCGCGACACGGAGTTCTCGGCCGACGCCGCACAGACGGCCGCGACGAACCTCGTCGAGAATCAGGACGTGGACATGCTCGCTGGCTGCTCCTCCTCGGGCGCGGCGAGCCGAGTTATCTCGACGGTCGTGAGTCAGGCGGGCGTCCCGTACATGGCGGGACCGGCCGCCTCGGCCAGCATCACGTCGAGCAGCGAGACGTGCAGCGACATGGTGTTTCGCGCGAGCGAGAACACCGCGATGGACGCCCGGTCCGGCGGGAAGTACGTCGCCAACGAGACGGACGTTTCGAAGGTGTACCTGTTCGGTGCGGACTACTCCTTCGGGCGCGCTGTCGTGAACAACTACGAGGCCGTCCTCCGGGCGGAGGGCGTCGAAATCGTCGGTAAGCGCTTCGTCGAACGAGGCTACGCGGAGTGGGAGGGCCTGCTGGACAACGCCGAAGAGGCGGGGGCGGAGGGCATCGTCGGCGGATTCACCGTCGCGACGCTCCCGGCCATGTTCAACACGTTCCTCTCGGGCGAGTACCCGTACCGCGCGTTCGGCGGGTTCGCCACCCGCATCACCAACAGCGTCGTCGGCGGGACGCTCCAGAACGTGCTGGGCGAACCGCTGACCCGCGAGAAGATACAGAACGCGGAACTCGGGCCGTTCACGACCCGGTATCACTGGAATCAGTACGACAACGAGATCAACAACAGTTTCGTCGACAGTTACACCAGCGCCTACGGCGTCGTCCCGGACCTGTTCACGTCCGGGCTGTTTACCGCCGCCTCGGCCATTCAACAAGCTATCATCGAGGGCGGGTCGACCGAAGGCGCAGACATCGCGAGCGCGCTGAAGGGGATGACCGTCACGGACACGCCGAAAGGCGAGGGCGGCTACACGTTCCAGGAGTACAACAATCAGGCGCGCTCGGCCATGACCGTCGCCGACCCCATCCCGACCACCGACGAGTGGGCCGAGAACTGGGGCGCACCGATCATGCCCAGCGAACCGCTGGCCCGCATCGACGGGAGCGAGGCGACCATCCCCGCCGACAGCGACCAAATGAACTGCTCGCTGTAA
- the glpB gene encoding glycerol-3-phosphate dehydrogenase subunit GlpB, translating to MAIESEVLVVGGGLAGLTSAIAAAREGADVRLVSYKQSTLRHASGLVDLLGYTPDGEGPLTDPYAAMADLPASHPYRTVGVDTVREAMSMFDEVTDYEGGHTDTNALLPTHGGTVKPTARYPRGAAAGIASDDRDVLLVGIEEMTDFDAPHAAAHLDAAGVPFDVRGETIRFPGDLRADAKVTRYAKLLDTDGEVAVRGRKRPAREALAARVNPLIDDETRVGFPSILGDDHADEVRRDLGERLGADVFEVPMGPPSLPGLRLEDALFEALDESGASFETGNPIVDYEGEDVIERVFMEKNGARIPLSADQYVLATGGLVGKGIESDREGVVEPVFGCHVPHSDDRYDWFDTDVFGDHPFAGFGVETDADLRPLAADGTVEFDNLRAAGGVLGGYDFAAEKSGSGVSIATGYAAGTSAAAEGQ from the coding sequence ATGGCGATTGAGTCGGAGGTACTCGTCGTCGGCGGTGGCCTCGCGGGCCTGACCAGCGCCATCGCCGCCGCCCGCGAGGGCGCGGACGTACGCCTCGTCTCCTACAAGCAAAGTACGCTCCGGCACGCCTCCGGCCTCGTCGACCTGCTGGGATACACGCCCGACGGCGAGGGGCCGCTGACCGACCCCTACGCGGCGATGGCGGACCTCCCCGCCTCCCATCCGTACCGAACGGTCGGCGTCGACACCGTCCGCGAGGCGATGTCGATGTTCGACGAGGTGACCGACTACGAGGGCGGGCACACGGACACGAACGCCCTGCTGCCGACCCACGGCGGGACGGTCAAGCCGACAGCGCGATACCCGCGCGGCGCCGCCGCGGGCATCGCCAGCGACGACCGCGACGTACTCCTCGTCGGCATCGAGGAGATGACCGACTTCGACGCGCCCCACGCCGCCGCCCACCTCGATGCGGCGGGGGTGCCCTTCGACGTGCGCGGCGAGACGATTCGGTTCCCCGGCGACCTGCGGGCCGACGCGAAAGTGACCCGGTACGCGAAGCTACTGGACACCGACGGCGAGGTGGCCGTTCGCGGACGCAAACGGCCCGCCCGCGAGGCGCTAGCTGCACGCGTGAACCCGCTCATCGACGACGAGACGCGCGTCGGGTTCCCGTCGATTCTCGGGGACGACCACGCCGATGAAGTCCGCCGTGACCTCGGCGAGCGACTGGGGGCCGACGTGTTCGAGGTGCCGATGGGGCCGCCGTCGCTCCCCGGCCTCAGACTCGAGGACGCGCTGTTCGAAGCGCTCGACGAGTCCGGGGCCAGTTTCGAGACTGGCAACCCAATCGTCGACTACGAGGGCGAGGACGTTATCGAGCGGGTGTTCATGGAGAAAAACGGTGCGCGAATCCCGCTGTCGGCCGACCAGTACGTCCTCGCGACGGGCGGCCTCGTCGGGAAGGGCATCGAGTCCGACCGCGAAGGCGTCGTCGAACCGGTGTTCGGGTGTCACGTCCCCCACAGCGACGACAGATACGACTGGTTCGACACCGACGTGTTCGGCGACCATCCGTTCGCCGGGTTCGGCGTCGAGACGGACGCGGACCTGCGACCGCTGGCGGCCGACGGCACGGTGGAGTTCGATAACCTCCGTGCCGCGGGCGGCGTGTTGGGCGGGTACGACTTCGCGGCCGAGAAGTCGGGCAGTGGCGTTTCGATTGCGACAGGCTATGCGGCGGGCACGAGCGCCGCGGCGGAGGGACAATGA
- a CDS encoding helix-turn-helix domain-containing protein: MIDIAMDMEQYDCPFIDTTADHGVAFAAVHWDFDTAQRELETRMVVEADGTGALDSGLETLQDHRNMNDVTLVRRQDDVAQIRTVIAETAAMRTIRNNGGYITGPFHIAEGSEIWHVGFDRGRDADDTLSELDRDNEFDIIERSATTLPELNDVAQNAGAAMTLIEGCRDLSDRERETLERAVSSGYFESPRDATLGSLADDFGISKPAVSKNLRRGERKMIERVVQALDDIDS, from the coding sequence ATGATCGACATCGCAATGGACATGGAGCAGTACGACTGCCCGTTCATCGACACGACGGCAGACCACGGTGTCGCGTTCGCGGCAGTCCACTGGGACTTCGATACCGCCCAACGGGAACTGGAGACTCGGATGGTCGTCGAGGCAGACGGTACCGGGGCGCTCGACTCGGGCCTGGAGACGCTACAGGACCACCGTAACATGAACGACGTCACGCTGGTCCGACGGCAGGACGACGTGGCGCAGATACGAACGGTGATAGCCGAAACGGCGGCGATGCGGACGATTCGGAACAACGGCGGCTACATCACGGGACCGTTCCACATAGCTGAAGGCAGCGAGATCTGGCACGTCGGCTTCGACAGGGGCCGTGACGCCGACGACACCCTCTCGGAACTCGACCGGGACAACGAGTTCGACATCATCGAACGCTCGGCGACGACGCTGCCCGAACTCAACGACGTGGCCCAGAACGCGGGGGCCGCGATGACGCTCATCGAGGGCTGTCGTGACCTCTCGGACAGGGAGCGGGAGACGCTCGAACGGGCCGTCTCGTCTGGCTACTTCGAGAGCCCCAGGGATGCGACCCTGGGGTCGCTGGCCGACGACTTCGGCATCTCGAAACCGGCCGTCTCGAAGAACCTCCGACGCGGCGAGCGCAAGATGATTGAACGGGTCGTGCAGGCCCTCGACGACATCGACTCCTGA
- a CDS encoding ABC transporter ATP-binding protein has protein sequence MSLLELEGVHTYYGDSHVLEGVDLAVESGEVVALVGRNGVGKTTTLRSVLQLTPPREGDIRYQGESLVGLETHEVAARGLGWIPEDRRVFAQLTVEENLRVAVPERDDVQAGLQLAFESFPILEERRRQEAGTLSGGQQQMLAIARGLVGDNDLLLVDEPSEGLAPQIVADVAEALSRASEGATLLLVEQNLPLALDLADRFYVVDNGRVVDEGDAGAVSADDERLRRYLSA, from the coding sequence GTGAGCCTGCTGGAACTGGAGGGCGTCCACACCTACTACGGGGACAGCCACGTCCTCGAAGGCGTCGACCTCGCGGTGGAATCGGGCGAAGTCGTCGCCCTCGTGGGCCGCAACGGCGTCGGTAAGACGACGACGCTTCGCTCCGTCCTCCAGTTGACCCCGCCGCGGGAGGGCGACATCCGCTATCAGGGGGAGTCGCTGGTCGGACTGGAAACCCACGAAGTCGCGGCGCGAGGCCTCGGATGGATTCCCGAGGACCGCCGCGTGTTCGCACAGTTAACCGTCGAGGAGAACCTCCGGGTCGCGGTCCCGGAGCGCGACGACGTACAGGCGGGCCTGCAGTTGGCCTTCGAGTCGTTCCCCATCCTCGAAGAACGCCGTCGGCAGGAAGCGGGCACGCTCTCGGGCGGCCAACAGCAGATGCTCGCCATCGCGCGCGGACTCGTCGGGGACAACGACCTGCTGTTGGTCGACGAACCGAGCGAAGGACTCGCCCCACAAATCGTCGCGGACGTGGCCGAGGCACTGTCACGCGCCAGCGAGGGGGCGACCCTACTGCTCGTCGAGCAGAACCTCCCGCTGGCGCTGGACCTCGCGGACCGGTTCTACGTCGTCGACAACGGCCGCGTCGTCGACGAAGGGGACGCGGGCGCGGTGTCGGCCGACGACGAACGGTTACGGAGGTATCTCTCCGCATGA
- a CDS encoding branched-chain amino acid ABC transporter permease, protein MILETLLDFLTVSELGSVLVEGLAKAALYVMIASGLTLIFGLMGVLNFAHGSLTMVGAYLGGLVMVLTVSQATGTVARLALFFVAIVAVFGALTLLGGAIETSIIRPLYDRPPIYQILLTFGLTLVVDELVRIVLSLYGMQPLSDWQAALATKPQFLREPVALGPVDVRWLAVFEIFVGALTVVAIWAFLTKTRYGLYIRAGSEDTEMASALGIDVRRVFTVVFALGIGLAGAAGTLLMWDQVWGASVPLAAETLLPAFIVVIVGGLGTFRGTVAASLVVGLTDAVMTWWFVNYVRFTGLPELMLFLVLVVTLIVRPQGLFGVEEVGGH, encoded by the coding sequence ATGATACTCGAAACACTGCTGGACTTTCTGACGGTGTCGGAACTCGGCAGCGTCCTCGTCGAAGGGCTGGCGAAGGCCGCGCTGTACGTGATGATCGCCAGCGGCCTGACGCTCATCTTCGGGCTGATGGGCGTCCTGAACTTCGCTCACGGGTCGCTGACGATGGTCGGCGCGTACCTCGGCGGCCTCGTCATGGTACTGACCGTGAGCCAAGCGACGGGCACGGTGGCTCGACTCGCCCTGTTCTTCGTGGCCATCGTCGCCGTGTTCGGCGCGCTCACGCTGTTGGGCGGGGCCATCGAGACGAGTATCATCCGCCCGCTGTACGACCGCCCGCCCATCTACCAGATACTGTTGACGTTCGGCCTGACGCTGGTCGTCGACGAACTCGTCCGCATCGTCCTCTCGCTGTACGGGATGCAACCGCTGTCGGACTGGCAGGCGGCGCTCGCGACCAAGCCGCAGTTCCTCCGGGAACCGGTGGCGCTGGGACCGGTCGACGTGCGGTGGCTCGCGGTCTTCGAGATTTTCGTGGGTGCGCTGACCGTGGTCGCAATCTGGGCGTTCCTCACGAAGACCCGGTACGGCCTCTACATCCGGGCCGGGAGCGAGGACACCGAGATGGCGTCGGCGCTCGGCATCGACGTTCGCCGCGTGTTCACCGTCGTGTTCGCGCTGGGTATCGGCCTCGCGGGCGCGGCCGGGACGTTGCTGATGTGGGACCAAGTCTGGGGGGCGAGCGTCCCGCTGGCGGCAGAGACGTTACTGCCCGCCTTCATCGTCGTCATCGTCGGCGGCCTCGGGACGTTCCGCGGGACCGTCGCCGCGTCGCTCGTCGTCGGGCTAACCGACGCGGTGATGACGTGGTGGTTCGTCAACTACGTCCGCTTCACCGGACTGCCGGAACTGATGCTGTTCCTCGTGCTGGTCGTGACGCTCATCGTCCGGCCACAGGGACTGTTCGGCGTCGAGGAGGTGGGGGGCCATTAG
- a CDS encoding anaerobic glycerol-3-phosphate dehydrogenase subunit C, translating to MSDAQSPDFDPVEPNTGEDFEPVEVFPDSDDFDLRPGADSCYKCSTCDTNCPVAEVDDEFPGPKFQGPEQWRLKQTDDDYEIDDSVMSCSNCMRCDNACPSGVPLSQMHNTARGEYVSEQMDKLSVEYVRNRILANYRTSAWFASKVPRLANFAMNFGPARWVMEKTMGITSERDFPEFAQRTFREWWADRGGADASRRNAREARERRGEPAEADKKVAYFHGCYSNYNTPEVGKAMVHVFEHFGYEVVAPEQKCSGTPMFANGMLDDARRHAEVNVSSMSDLVDQGYDAIASCTSCSMALRQEYPELFDIDGIEDVAANTFEAIEYLRIHEDIRDEIRAADVSGDLADEFAYHAPCHARNQGLDRQAVELFRDLEGVGIEDVGESCSGISGTYGWKEEKYEKSMEIGDEMFDHMEHAEGSTGMTECPTCAMQMEHGTGYEIRHPLELLQAALVE from the coding sequence ATGAGCGACGCACAATCACCAGACTTCGACCCAGTTGAACCGAACACTGGGGAGGACTTCGAACCGGTCGAGGTGTTCCCCGACAGCGACGATTTCGACCTGCGACCCGGCGCGGACTCGTGTTACAAGTGCTCCACTTGCGACACGAACTGCCCGGTCGCGGAGGTGGACGACGAGTTCCCCGGGCCGAAGTTCCAGGGCCCCGAGCAGTGGCGGCTGAAACAGACCGACGACGACTACGAGATAGACGACTCGGTCATGTCCTGCTCGAACTGCATGCGCTGTGACAACGCCTGTCCGTCGGGCGTCCCGCTCAGCCAGATGCACAACACCGCCCGCGGCGAGTACGTCAGCGAGCAGATGGACAAACTCTCCGTGGAGTACGTCCGCAACCGCATCCTCGCGAACTACCGCACGTCGGCGTGGTTCGCCAGCAAGGTCCCGCGCCTCGCGAACTTCGCGATGAACTTCGGCCCGGCCCGCTGGGTCATGGAGAAGACGATGGGCATTACCAGCGAACGGGACTTCCCCGAGTTCGCCCAGCGGACCTTCCGCGAGTGGTGGGCCGACCGCGGCGGGGCCGACGCCTCGCGACGCAACGCCCGCGAGGCCCGCGAGCGCCGAGGCGAACCCGCCGAAGCCGACAAGAAGGTCGCCTACTTCCACGGGTGTTACTCCAACTACAACACGCCGGAAGTCGGCAAGGCGATGGTCCACGTCTTCGAGCACTTCGGCTACGAAGTCGTCGCACCCGAGCAGAAGTGCTCGGGGACGCCGATGTTCGCCAACGGGATGTTGGACGACGCCCGCCGCCACGCCGAGGTGAACGTCTCCTCGATGTCTGACCTCGTCGACCAAGGGTACGACGCCATCGCTTCCTGTACCTCGTGTTCGATGGCGCTCCGACAGGAGTACCCCGAACTGTTCGACATCGACGGCATCGAAGACGTGGCCGCGAACACGTTCGAAGCAATCGAATACCTCCGAATCCACGAGGACATTCGCGACGAGATTCGCGCGGCCGACGTGTCAGGGGACCTCGCCGACGAGTTCGCCTACCACGCTCCGTGTCACGCCCGGAATCAGGGCCTCGACCGACAGGCCGTCGAACTGTTCCGCGACTTAGAGGGCGTCGGTATCGAGGACGTGGGCGAGTCCTGTTCAGGTATCTCCGGGACCTACGGCTGGAAGGAAGAGAAGTACGAGAAGTCCATGGAGATAGGCGACGAGATGTTCGACCACATGGAACACGCCGAGGGGAGCACCGGCATGACCGAGTGTCCCACCTGCGCGATGCAGATGGAACACGGCACGGGCTACGAGATTCGTCACCCGCTGGAACTGCTCCAAGCCGCACTCGTCGAGTGA
- a CDS encoding ABC transporter ATP-binding protein codes for MLRTRGLTKDFGGLTAVDSVDFELASELTSLIGPNGAGKTTFFNLLTGVLEPTAGSVELREGDDWVDITDAAPHETAQRGIHRSYQVTNVFPNSSVLENVRIAEQAAGEDSHAIWRNVDYFEKYTERAYSRLDRVGLADRAADDASTLSHGAKRKLEVAIALAGDPSVLLLDEPNAGVSSESVDEVRSLVEDVAADHAVLLVEHNMDIVMDVSERVVVLHQGRVIADGEPAAVRADPDVQSAYLGGYEPGDLDDAATDETDAGEGAA; via the coding sequence ATGCTCAGGACGCGAGGGTTGACCAAGGACTTCGGCGGCCTGACAGCCGTCGACAGCGTCGACTTCGAACTGGCGTCGGAACTCACGTCGCTCATCGGCCCCAACGGCGCGGGCAAGACGACGTTCTTCAACCTCCTGACGGGGGTCTTAGAGCCGACGGCTGGGAGCGTGGAACTGCGCGAGGGCGACGACTGGGTCGACATCACCGACGCGGCCCCCCACGAGACGGCCCAGCGGGGCATCCACCGGTCGTATCAGGTGACGAACGTCTTCCCGAACAGCAGCGTACTGGAGAACGTCCGCATCGCAGAGCAGGCCGCCGGGGAAGACTCGCACGCGATTTGGCGCAACGTCGATTACTTCGAAAAGTACACCGAACGCGCGTACTCGAGGCTCGACCGAGTGGGACTTGCCGACCGCGCGGCCGACGACGCGAGCACCCTTAGCCACGGCGCGAAGCGGAAATTGGAGGTCGCCATCGCGCTGGCGGGCGACCCCTCGGTACTCCTGTTGGACGAACCGAACGCGGGCGTCTCCTCGGAGAGCGTCGACGAGGTTCGCTCGCTCGTCGAGGACGTGGCCGCGGACCACGCGGTCCTGCTGGTCGAGCACAACATGGACATCGTGATGGACGTTTCCGAACGCGTCGTCGTCCTGCATCAGGGGCGCGTCATCGCCGACGGCGAACCGGCGGCGGTCCGGGCCGACCCCGACGTGCAGTCGGCGTACCTCGGCGGCTACGAACCCGGTGACCTCGACGACGCGGCGACCGACGAGACTGACGCCGGGGAGGGGGCCGCGTGA